The proteins below are encoded in one region of Methanosarcina barkeri 3:
- a CDS encoding COG1361 S-layer family protein codes for MKKMITFSLISLLLLAMISCAEGASNSPDNYNVPQSFDLGKSYYTVEGSPDLNANIIGSNEFDRDQTTTLNINVMNKGKLLGFKNDKTPYDADEIYAAGTEMKLESSIVDATNVVASLSTDPNSPIEVKSVSQEIGSVKSGENSIAPAKFDIKIDKKAKAGEYNLYLNLSYDYQKNVQIMDPDAVAQTYDANRWYGMMNQNLTLKVKVNDQADFEIVNTTGSLSPGGENMIDITVKNTGEEEARNVKAIINPADPLSTTDSAAFLSTIAPGSTAVAKIKIKADSEAVPKIYGIDTVLKYETPEGDIKYTDILQAPVEIREAGFFEKIFGWI; via the coding sequence ATGAAAAAAATGATAACATTCTCTTTAATCTCTCTTCTATTGCTTGCTATGATATCATGCGCAGAAGGCGCTTCCAATTCCCCGGATAATTATAATGTTCCTCAAAGCTTTGATCTTGGAAAAAGTTACTATACTGTAGAGGGCAGTCCTGATCTTAATGCCAATATTATTGGAAGTAATGAATTTGATAGAGATCAAACGACTACTTTGAATATTAACGTGATGAACAAAGGTAAATTACTAGGTTTCAAGAATGACAAAACTCCTTATGATGCGGACGAAATCTATGCTGCTGGGACAGAAATGAAGCTGGAAAGCAGTATAGTGGACGCTACAAACGTAGTAGCTTCTCTTTCAACAGATCCGAACAGTCCGATTGAAGTCAAATCGGTAAGTCAGGAAATCGGTTCCGTAAAAAGTGGAGAAAACTCAATAGCACCAGCAAAATTCGATATAAAAATAGATAAGAAAGCAAAGGCTGGGGAATACAACCTTTACCTGAACCTTTCCTATGATTACCAGAAAAATGTGCAAATAATGGATCCGGATGCAGTTGCTCAGACATATGATGCAAACCGCTGGTATGGAATGATGAACCAGAATCTGACCTTAAAGGTTAAGGTGAATGATCAGGCTGATTTTGAGATCGTAAACACTACAGGCAGTCTTTCCCCAGGTGGGGAGAATATGATCGATATAACGGTTAAAAACACAGGCGAGGAAGAAGCAAGAAACGTTAAAGCGATAATTAATCCGGCTGATCCTTTAAGCACAACCGATAGTGCAGCATTCCTATCTACTATAGCACCTGGCAGTACGGCCGTTGCAAAAATTAAAATTAAGGCAGATAGCGAAGCTGTGCCCAAAATATATGGAATTGACACGGTTTTAAAATATGAAACTCCGGAAGGTGACATTAAGTATACCGACATCCTTCAGGCTCCGGTAGAAATAAGGGAAGCAGGATTTTTCGAGAAAATCTTTGGATGGATTTAA